From Aedes albopictus strain Foshan chromosome 1, AalbF5, whole genome shotgun sequence, one genomic window encodes:
- the LOC134285131 gene encoding uncharacterized protein LOC134285131, giving the protein MDGVQNCVRVSGELSSSFESRRGLRQGDGLSCLLFNIALEGVMRRAGLNSRGTIFTKSGQFVCFADDMDIIARTFGTVAELYTRLKREAAKYMLVGGTENDRIRLGSNVTIDGDTFEVVEEFVYLGSLLTADNNVSREIRRRIISGSRAYYGLQKKLRSKKIHPRTKCTMYKTLIRPVILYGHETWTMLEEDLQALGVFERRVLRTIFGGVQENGVWRRRMNHELAALYGEPSIQKVAKAGRIRWAGHVARMPDNNPAKLVFATDPVGTRRRGAQRARWADQVERDLASIGRDRGWRAAATNRVLWRNIVDSVLS; this is encoded by the exons atggacggtgtgcaaaactgcgtaagggtttcgggtgaactatctagttcattcgaatctcgccggggactgcgacaaggtgatggactctcatgcctactcttcaacatcgctctggaaggtgtgatgcgacgagccgggctcaacagccggggaacgattttcacaaaatccggacaatttgtgtgctttgcggacgacatggacattattgccagaacatttggaacggtggcagagctgtacacccgcctgaaacgcgaagcagcaaag tacatgctggtaggcggaaccgaaaacgaccggatccgtctgggtagtaatgttacgatagacggggataccttcgaggtggtggaggaattcgtctacctcggatccttactgacggctgacaacaacgtgagccgtgaaattcggaggcgcatcatcagcggaagtcgggcctactacgggctccagaagaaactgcggtcgaaaaagattcacccacgcaccaaatgcaccatgtacaaaacgctgataagaccggtaatcctctacgggcacgagacatggaccatgctcgaggaggacctgcaagcactcggagttttcgagcgacgcgtgctaaggacgatcttcggcggtgtgcaggagaacggtgtgtggcggagaagaatgaaccacgagctcgctgcactttacggcgaacccagcatccagaaggtggccaaagccggaaggatacggtgggcagggcatgttgcaagaatgccggacaacaaccctgcaaagctggtgtttgcaacagatccggttggcacaagaaggcgtggagcgcagagagcacgatgggcggaccaggtggagcgtgacttggcgagcatcgggcgcgaccgaggatggagagcggcagccacgaaccgtgtattatggagaaatattgttgattcagttttatcttga